From the genome of Chroicocephalus ridibundus chromosome 1, bChrRid1.1, whole genome shotgun sequence, one region includes:
- the CCDC70 gene encoding LOW QUALITY PROTEIN: coiled-coil domain-containing protein 70 (The sequence of the model RefSeq protein was modified relative to this genomic sequence to represent the inferred CDS: inserted 1 base in 1 codon; substituted 1 base at 1 genomic stop codon), which yields MNWSCHCQLMSCSPYCTSHQQKLIKKLQVEKAFQEEIQSFQETMKSFWEKIKGFWEKIRDVKMAIQAFWEEKSVWEEEADFREKEKAVQEEAEAFWKVYRDFWKDYNAFWKKDKGFWEEDQLLWEKDRXPLDEDRVLWAEEASLWADETALLEKEXAVWEDEEALHEEQKIVKEYEMFIWEEAFGPEREDISRDDTVHRGKA from the exons ATGAACTGGAGCTGCCATTGCCAGCTGATGTCCTGCTCTCCCTACtgcacctcccaccagcagaagCTCATCAAAAAGCTGCAGGTTGAGAAAGCCTTTCAGGAGGAGATTCAGAGTTTTCAGGAGACAATGAAGAGCTTTTGGGAGAAGATCAAGGGCTTTTGGGAAAAAATCAGAGATGTCAAGATGGCCATCCAAGCCTTCTGGGAGGAGAAGTCTGTCTGGGAGGAGGAAGCTGACTTTCGTGAGAAAGAAAAGGCTGttcaggaggaagcagaagcctTCTGGAAGGTGTATCGTGACTTCTGGAAGGACTATAATGCTTTCTGGAAGAAGGATAAGGGTTTTTGGGAAGAAGATCAGCTCCTCTGGGAGAAAGACA GTCCTCTGGATGAGGACAGAGTCCTATGGGCAGAAGAAGCATCTCTGTGGGCAGATGAAACAGCTCTCCTGGAAAAGGAGTGAGCTGTCTGGGAAGATGAGGAGGCCCTCCATGAAGAACAAAAAATCGTCAAGGAGTATGAAATGTTCATCTGGGAGGAGGCCTTTGGTCCTGAGAGAGAGGATATCTCCAGGGATGACACCGTCCACAGAGGAAAAGCATAA